atcattttaagattacccctaccaaaataaaaaaaaacttcataaagttcattccttagtaaattaatgtaaataaactaagaatcatcttgtgactcccgAACTGAAATAGATGGCGACTCTCTTAAATTTGCATCTGAAGCTTGGTCTGTTAGAGGTGGTGGAGGCGGTGCCATCAAATTGTTATGACGAAGTATATCCACAACTACACTAAGTTGTTCGTTAGTAGCATTAAGGTGGGAAGTTGTATCATTAAGTCGTTCAAGTAACTCTTCATAAGTTGGTTGATTACCCACAATATTTTCACGATGTGAAGTAGAAGTTGTGACACTAGGATACCGCCCCCACCCTCGCAAGTATACTGAATCACGTCCAAGTACACGCTCCATAATCTCTTTATCAGACAGTTCTTCTGGAGGATGTTGACCCCTTAACTCCATCATTTTATCCTAATATGTGACAGGACGAAGTTTCAGCTTCTTTTTGCGAACATCATTAATCATGTCCCGTATTCCCAGCCAAATCAAAGAGTCCACAATTTGATAGGACAGCTAGATATTGTGAGCATAAAAAACATTAGAAGATACAACAGATCTTGGAAGAAAAAATGTAATAGAATGGCAGCTATCATAAATGTCTCATTATAATAATCAAAGACTCACTCTATATCCAGCTTGTTGCTTGACACGGGACAAAGGATGTGGGAATTCACTAGTTGGCCTGATGGGAATAGATAACAAAAATAGTACAGATTATAATCTATTAGCTATATAAAGAGTGACCAGATTGAACCCAAAAATGGACTCTTAAAAAATCTTTATCCACAACAGTAAAAACAATACAAACTTTATAGGATCCCATTACTGAAATAAGACTTACGTCCAGGGCATTGTGAAAAATATATGAATTGGTACTTTTAGTGCTTCTGCCACATGTGTATGCCCTAAAGAAGCATTTATTAAACATAAGTATCTTGAGAAACATAAACAAAGAAATCTAAAATGGCTCCTTATCAGAACAGCATAAATTACTAATATATAGAAAACTAATGACAGAATAAACTTGTAAATCAACAAACAACACAACGTAGAGGGTTTAATTTAACCAGTTCACAAGTATCTAAATATGGTTTCTTTTGTTCTGATCAATTATGAAGTATCTCATTTTACTCGAAGAAGGCATTATTGTGATTTTCACCAAAATATTCAATTATAACCTCCTCCCATCTAGCATATTTATAAATCTTAACAAAATTGGCAATACAGATGGACACCTAACAGAACAATACGTATTCTATTTTGTGCTTTTTTTAAAAGAGGTCATGAATTGGATAGAGACTTACAAAACCATTTCATAACAGTTCCATTtcaatcatatcataacattGTTTAAACATTTGAAACAATACAAACTTTATTTTTTCATAAACTAAGTTTGTATTGTTCTGACTATTGTGGATCTGTTATTTTGTCATGATAGCATACTAAGCAATAGAAAGTTCCTCAATAGCTTTACTAAGTACAAGTCCTGTCCAGACAGCTTGATTTTTTTGGTTTATAATGCCCATCCTATTTCTTATTCACAAAATTCATTTCTAATATTGACATGCTTCCAAGTTCCCCTCTCTTCCCCCAAAAAAATCTGCTTAACTTCAAGATCACAATTGAAATATAAATCCTTATGGAAAAAGatgtttttaaaaaaacaattccTCGATAGAAATGTTTTTATATAAATACATTTACATGTGAAGAAAAAAAACCCATAAATAAGAAGAGCTTACCATAGGCTGGGGGGTTTGCAATGATTGCATCTGCTTTAAACGGAATACCAGAATCCATATCAGGTTCTTTACAAGCTGGAAGTAGAGAGTATATAATTTCCTTCATTTGATTTCTTTGTACAGGTATCTCAGATGGTCCTGATGGCAAGAAACCTTTATTTTTAGCCATATCTGCAGaaagataaattttttaaatcaaaCTGAGTTGAATAATGAACATAGATTACTGCCTAATTATTTGGCAAAAGGTCCGACTATATTCACAACAGGGAAGGCTTAGTTATATATTATTACAATCCATAATACTGCACTTGTTGTGTGGGACACTCAGCACACAGTGAGACATTAATAATGCACGTATATCGATTGTCCAATAAACAAGCTTCTTTAACTTTCAGGGGAACGTCACTTAGCTCTggagtttttattattattattatttaattttgtttcttctttttcatttttctttttcacTTCAATAGCAGGACCAAGTAAGTAAACAAATATTGCGTACTGGTACATACAACCAGCAAGAACTTTTGGGTCACCACCTAAAGGGTAAAACTCCAATCCAGCTGTCAAGACAAACTCTTTGAAATTTGAGTGAGTTGCTAATCTAACACGATGGCCATAGTCCTGCATACAAACAATTAATATAGATCTCCCTCATTAATATCATTAGTGAAAACATAAAGATTAGTTCTTCATTCACATCTTATGATAATAAGAGGTAAATggaaattcaaaagaaaaagtcatatatcacaactatttaaGATCCTTAATTTCATGCTACATATATGCCTTCAGAGGATAATATTGTTGCACCGTATCACAtcagtaaaataaaaaatatatatatatattagattctGACTAAGATAAAGCAAAGAGACTCTGACTAAAATAAAATTCTTGTCACCTGTAAACGCTTGCCAATTGCAATAAATGGCTGAACATCTCCACGTGTGCCAACAATAAGCATTACAATCTGCATTGGTGGTATATATTGAAAGTCAGTTGCCTCAGGAAGCTCACAATCAATAGATTCAGTGTGAGTATGTTCGGGTCCAGAAGTAAGTGATAGGGGATCAACGTCTCCTGGAACTTCAATAACAAGTATAATGTTTGCAGTTTCAATAACTAGTTGGCCGATCAATTACCATAGCTCCTAAAAAAACAAGAGGATGCAAACTTTTGTAGGGAATCATAATATGGctctgaaaaataaaataacggTAATGCATAGAGACAGAGGTACATGATTAGAATGGGCAGAATGGATCATACATCATCTTGATAATTTATACACACCCCATAAAAAAATCTGATTAAAAAAAAAGCTATAATAATAACTCAATTTACTCGTATATCTCACTGAAGCATTCCATCAAACAATTATTATGCAGAGGTTAAGCACACCATATCACATAAAAAAGCTGATGAAACTGAAATATGATTATAAGAAAACAGAGCTTAAGCAAGGTAATGTAACAAGACAGAGCACAAAAATTATTGATTCAAATCAAATTAGATTATtgctcaaataaaaaaataaatactcaAACCACAATATCAATAGCCGACTCATTTTTATTCTGAAACACACCATATcacatattattattatcatatttgcaatgataaaactaatgaaacgaaATCAATGATTCAGTGATAAACAAAACAgaaagagaaattgaaggaaagaTGATAAGTAGAGTGAGAACTTGTggattattttttaaaagaacttGTGGAGTTCTGCACGTTATTACACAGAGAGTCTCTTGATCAtgatcatttcaaaaaaaatatacgtataataaataaataaatatggttaGTGAAAAATGATAACCTGTTCTTGGACGATGATTCTTTCATCGGAGGTTATGGAGTCGTGATCATCTCCGTAAGTGGTGACGGTGACGGTGGAAGTCGGAGGAggagtagaagaagaagaaggaaataaATAATCTAAGCACTCGACAATGTCACCCGAAGTTTTGGGGTCTGGTTCGCGTAGAGCCCCATCGCAGTCTCCATCGAGCCTCCCGCGCCAGCCACCTGCAAGAGAAAAGGGTGAgacagagagagggagagagaaggagCTGAGAGGTTAGATGTGAGGGAGATTGAGAGGTGCGGCTGAGAGGAAGAATGAGAAACAAATGAACCCTAATCCCTAAAGCCCCAATCTGATTTTTAGgtctgttttttttaattaaaattttcttatttaattaataaataaatatattttatttatattttttccaactatgtacacacgtggcatgccacatgttatacaatgtgtacacatcatattatttactccacataagcttccaaataaacatttataataataaaataatataatgaaaataaaaaatggggggaaaattgagcgggaatggttaaaaaatttccctccataatatacgtaggtaaagattattacctactgatattattggtaggtaaagctatgttccgaaatataatataatggactagcatttacctactaatattatctaccaataaatattggtaggcaaaacattactttccctaccaatatatattggtaggtaaaatattggtaggtaaagaacagatttcttgtagtgagtGAGGATGCAAGAGTAGGGAATCAATGAGTTGAGAACTAAAATGATACCTCTAGTTAAGGTCATGTGGAGCAAAAACGCGGTAGAAGAATCTACTTGGGAGATGGAGGATGACATGTGCGAGAAGTTTCATGATATATTGGGGTAAGTAATTTTTAGGACGAATTTTTTTTAAGGTGGGAAGGGTGTAATAATAATCcggtttaattaatttatttattttaaataattgtgtGTGAGTTATTTGAAATATGCGGttgaattaaatgaaaataataattgaTAGATATTATTTTAATGTAAAAGAATTATGAGTGGATCTGTTTAGAATAAAGTTTGGGAGTTATgtgtaaaataaatatataagtgaAATTTTTACTTGTCTAGATAGTTAAGGGTTAAATAAATTCTATACGGACCCTAGAGCAATTTTAGTAATTAGTGGGTCACATGGAAATTTATTTGAGAAGCCTAGAACATGATTTATGTGTTtggactcacataaaatcattGAATTATTTTCATACTATagtttggtttttcaatttttttattatatagtttGCTATTTAATGGAAATAATTAGCATATAGTTTATCATGGGATGTTTAGCATTGAGTTGTTTTGCAAGAGGTGGCATAAGATAATTTCAGCACATTTTCTTTATGCTTGTGCAATATTGTTTCAGCCAAGACTAAGTGAGAGGGAACCAAAGTTATTTCAAATTTCTAAAGTTAGTGGGTCGTTATGGGAGGTTAAGGGTTAATGAGATGGAGTTTTCTACTCATTTTTCACAGCCAATTTCGAAATCTAtttagagaggaagagagaaaagTTGCGAGAGAGGAAAAAGGTAGAAGAAGAAAGCCTTGGCTCTCTAAGTTTTCGGCCAAGTAGTATTCAACACAAGGTGAGTGTTGAATCAAATTCTTTGTCTTCTATTTGATGATTTGGGTCATGATGATGATTCTGGAGACCTTTGGCTGTTGTAGAATTAAGTTCAAGCAAGAAGAGGAGAACACACCAAGTTTCAACCAAGGGTACTATAGAATCAAGGGTGAGTTTTGTTTTGTCCTCCGCTTTGATTTACAAGTTTTGGTATGTTCTTCAAAGTTTTGTGCCTGTTTGTTGAACCTTAGAAACTCTAGAAAAGGAGGTGAAAGCTCTCTAAGGATTCGGCCAACAAGGGTAAGAAATTCTAGCCATTTCTTGGTCATTTTTTAAATGGTTGTATCTTGATTGTTTGGATTTGTATAAAAATTCTGGGCTGTTTTGGTTAGGTTCAGATTTGATTTTGACTTGTAATATGAAGGAATATTGATATTTAGTTGGTTTATCAAGGTCATAGAGGTGTAGACCTAAGTTTGGATGAGATCTAAGGGGTGATTACCAATTTTGAGGGTGGTTACCACTTAAATTTCATCATCACCACTACAAACTTGGGTGACTAGATGGTAGTGTGGTCAAGGGCACATGGGATGGGGTGGTTAGCACCCCAAAATGCTTGAGGACAAGATAGTGGGGTCGACTAGCAAGGGAAGCACCAGTCCTTGGGCTTTGGGGCTATGGCCAAGTGGTGTAATCACCTTGGGTGGCAGTTATAGAAGATAATCACCAACAGGGGTGGTGGTAATGATCATTTTTATAGTGATGATGATATTTGGGAAGTTTATCATGAGGTTGGTAATGTGTAAATGACTTGTGTGAGTCTATTGGGTGTAGGCCGAAAATCACTTAAGCCAACATAGTGCTCGGGACATgttgcatgcaccatgcatggcTATGTACGTGTTCCCAAGGgacaaaaaatataatttggtCACGAGCCTACGGAAGTTTGACTTAGGGTTCGGGTTTAGTAACCCCACCGCCCGAGAattattttgggaatttaaataattttaagatGAAAAGTTTAAAGATTTGACGAGCACAAGGCTCGAGAAATTATTACTTGAAATTCGAGTGAAGGTTTAgtcttgaattttatttttaagttcaAGTTTGTCAAGTTAAGGTtcgaaaaaatattttcaaagagTAGAAAATATTTTTGGTTTACAAAAGTACCCTTTTGAGCATAGGGATCGGGATTTGGGCTCAAGACTCATAATTTGGGCTTGGGGCTCTAGAATTTTTATTTCGAGAAATAAGTGGAGTTAGAATTCAAAATTTCAAACATAGATGAAGATTAAATTATTACTgcaaataataattttctaagtcaAGTTCATGTTTCCAAGAGGTGTATTATGGTAATTTTACCCTTAGGGCTCGAGTTTGGGCCGGGAGTCAGGAATTTATAATTTTGTTTCTTATATCCCTATGCTTATTTTAACATATTAGTAGGTCATAAACTAAGTTATATTGTCCCAATATGTTTATAGGATCTAAAAGCGATCGGAAACACTTTATAGGACACATTTCACAAAAACAAAGGACAAGAGGTAAGGtagtatacaccaagagtaacttagtTTTGTGGAATGTTTGCATGCTATGGATGGTGCAAGATTAAATGTGTTGTTGTATATTTGAATTATATGTATAGAAACGTGCATAATCGTACCCATCTGTCCGAGTTGAATGCACTAGTTATGTATGGATGTTGTAAGTTGAAATGATGTGATGTTGTGCTTGCTATGTGATATATGTAAATGTTGTCCCCATGCAGCCATACAATGGGACTAACCACAATATAGGTACTGTCATCGTGGAATTAGCCGAGTATGCCCTTTGGTATGGGAGGTAAGCATTCTCTAGGTCGCGGAGGCCACGAGGCTCATGACTTCTATGTTAAACCCGATGGCCATGAAAttatttatgatgaatgaatgTTATTTATGATGCAATACTTGACTTGTTAATCTGAGAAGTATTGCTAGTTAATTTAAAGTTTACTTTGCATTTTGTTATGCTATTAATTGACACTTGTGTTCTCTAGTTTGAACTTAGCTTCCTTACTGGGTGTCATAGATCATCAATTATTGTGTGTGTGTGTAGGTAAGAGAAAGACTTAAGAAACCGTCCTGGCAGCTTGTGGGGATTCTATCTTAAGTATGCATACTATGAATCAATCTACCTGCAGGGGTGATAGGGTTTCCTCAAGTCTTCCGCTAAGTTTCAAGTTAATGCATTTTATGCTTTATTTACATGTTTGGGTCAAGAAGGAAAATGGCCAAATACTTTCTTTTAAGATCATTTTCAattgtgttttgttttaaacTACTGAGATCTCAAACTCGTTTATATTTTCAAACATGTTTTGAGATGCAAACACTTTATTTAGTTTACCAAAGTTATTTTAGACCTCTAACTGTCTGTTTTACAAAAGTTGATTGCATGGGTCGCGCTGACCCCTAGGATCTCATTGTTGTGTTCCAGTGAGTCTAGTCATAgcaaattgggtcgttacaaaagccAAAATTCAATGCTCCGTCTCATATATATTTAGAATGTGTCAATGTAAAATTTGAGTTTAAAATAATACAACAAAAGCCctaaatttgtatatatatatagatatatagataaatTCTGAAAATGTCATCGGTATAAAGAATCTAGAAAATCTGAAAATGTATAAATTAGATTATCGTATAGATAACTAAAAAAGatgactataaaaattaaaaaaaaatgagtttgacaatatatttagaaaataagataattaaagaaataataataagagagTCAGCTAAATATATGGGGTGACAACAAGCAAGagatataagaaaaagataaatatgtgtttttatttaataaaacaaaaaaataaatatcaatatttttttaagtaaatAGCTAGAATGAAAAGAATCAAAATAACATCCAATAAAAGTAAAAAGTCCAAAAAACATAACaaacaaaatatttaaaaaaaaataataaaataaataaacaaatacgTAGGTGGAAAGTAAGACATTCACCTGCTTATCAACGATACTATTGAATGATACATGCCTTTTGGCACGTACATCCGctcatattatttattttacctaaaaatgttttaaatgaaaacaTATTTCACaaagtatgtatatatatacaatatttttataaagaatacaataacaaaataaaaataaaaaaaaaacaaatttcttTAGCAATTTATGTCCTGAAAGATAtatatatctattctatataataaatatgtagataacgaaaattttttgttttaatagttttttatatttttaatgttaactttaatagaatattcttatatttaacagaatatttttatatttaacggtagtttgtaaacccttaaacttaaacttaaataaaataaaataaaataaataattaaaaaaaattaaaataggatattttttttagatattttacaatgataattatttaaaaataataaataattaaacaaatcaaaatatgatatttttgagatattttacaatgataattatttaaaaacaataaataattaaacaaattaaaatattatatttttagatattttacaataataattatttaaaaataataaaatcataaaatttaattaaacttaaactcacttattagaataatatcatattaaatatttaatataatctactatcaattagGAACAAattcctttttaaaaaaatagcaagaaacttaaatttaaaatccaagtataatatttaatattatattaaacacataatatataatctattgttgtcacttccaaattcaaaaattagaacaaatataaacttatactaaaataaataaattatttaattaaaatataatatttatttgaaatttatattacattattataaatttaataaaaataattaataaattctataaataaaactaaataaacgtgcatattgcatattgtttgtatctagtaggAAGAAACATGAGAATTCGTTTGTACTTATTTATTGTCAGTTTAATATTAAGTGTAGTAGTTTAATTAATGGATACATATGAATTATTTGTGGtttgttaaattttatttatattttcatatttatttgtaaataaataaGAGAAAACAAAAAGGGAGGTT
The Humulus lupulus chromosome 6, drHumLupu1.1, whole genome shotgun sequence DNA segment above includes these coding regions:
- the LOC133782418 gene encoding sterol 3-beta-glucosyltransferase UGT80A2 isoform X2, whose translation is MQIVMLIVGTRGDVQPFIAIGKRLQDYGHRVRLATHSNFKEFVLTAGLEFYPLGGDPKVLAGYMAKNKGFLPSGPSEIPVQRNQMKEIIYSLLPACKEPDMDSGIPFKADAIIANPPAYGQLVNSHILCPVSSNKLDIDCPIKLWTL
- the LOC133782418 gene encoding sterol 3-beta-glucosyltransferase UGT80A2 isoform X1; this translates as MQIVMLIVGTRGDVQPFIAIGKRLQDYGHRVRLATHSNFKEFVLTAGLEFYPLGGDPKVLAGYMAKNKGFLPSGPSEIPVQRNQMKEIIYSLLPACKEPDMDSGIPFKADAIIANPPAYGHTHVAEALKVPIHIFFTMPWTPTSEFPHPLSRVKQQAGYRLSYQIVDSLIWLGIRDMINDVRKKKLKLRPVTY